Proteins from one Novipirellula caenicola genomic window:
- a CDS encoding glycosyltransferase family 2 protein: MPTPSKLSVVLVVRDGENRIVTRVEHVIAGLAKLTCEVVEIVVVDDGSRDATPEVLDKLQRACPIVRVVRHCRPRGLEAAGQTGLERATGELVFIQESDASIRIEDMQRLLELSEDHSVVAARAESKSEPIAAELLRRLRAWGTSADLQMENAADASETSCLQMVRRPHLQRLAGPSGDRIRLEGETLRTASLVH, translated from the coding sequence ATGCCTACCCCCTCCAAGCTATCCGTCGTCCTTGTGGTCCGCGATGGTGAAAATCGGATCGTCACCCGAGTCGAACACGTGATCGCTGGATTAGCGAAACTAACGTGTGAAGTGGTGGAGATTGTGGTTGTCGATGATGGCAGCCGCGATGCGACCCCCGAGGTGCTCGACAAATTGCAACGGGCATGCCCGATCGTCCGCGTGGTGCGTCATTGTCGGCCGCGTGGCTTGGAAGCGGCCGGGCAAACCGGACTCGAACGAGCCACGGGCGAATTGGTGTTCATCCAGGAATCCGATGCATCGATTCGCATCGAGGACATGCAGCGATTGTTGGAACTGAGCGAAGATCACTCGGTTGTTGCAGCACGGGCCGAGAGCAAGTCGGAACCGATCGCAGCCGAGTTGCTGCGTCGTCTGCGAGCTTGGGGAACGTCGGCAGACCTGCAGATGGAAAACGCAGCGGATGCCAGCGAAACGTCCTGCCTGCAAATGGTCCGCCGCCCTCATTTGCAGCGGCTGGCGGGCCCGAGCGGAGACCGAATTCGGCTCGAGGGCGAAACGCTACGGACCGCTTCGCTGGTCCATTGA
- a CDS encoding extracellular solute-binding protein, whose translation MVLCSALLGASGCVQRAESDVVVYSALDEEFAAPILDAFERSTDHETTVIRKFDVESTKTVGLVSRIIAEKDAPVCDLFWNNEIMHTVRLQKLGLLEKRSWNVDSQWPSDMIASDGTWCGFAARARVLLVNTDQIKDPSEYPDSVADLADPKWKGRCAMARPLFGTTATHFAVLREIQGREATLEQLTQIRDNAVIVSGNKQVAQAVSAGTVAWGLTDTDDAVIERDLGRSVAIVYPDQASDQPGTLRIPNTIAVLKNAPHAVAAGMLADYLVRPETEDRLAMGDSSQLPLFRDSKFPPRVLPETPVRWMQANFETAADDWESWASELNELGLGK comes from the coding sequence CTGGTTCTTTGTTCAGCACTGCTGGGGGCGAGCGGTTGTGTCCAACGCGCCGAAAGCGATGTGGTGGTTTATTCGGCACTTGATGAAGAGTTTGCCGCCCCAATCTTGGATGCGTTCGAGCGTTCGACGGATCACGAGACCACGGTGATTCGCAAGTTCGATGTCGAGTCCACCAAGACGGTGGGGCTGGTCAGCCGGATCATTGCCGAGAAAGACGCGCCGGTGTGTGATTTGTTTTGGAACAATGAAATCATGCATACCGTGCGACTGCAGAAGTTAGGGCTGCTCGAGAAACGATCTTGGAATGTCGATTCCCAGTGGCCCTCGGACATGATCGCCAGCGATGGGACGTGGTGTGGATTCGCCGCTCGGGCTCGAGTGTTGCTGGTGAACACCGATCAGATCAAAGATCCGAGTGAGTATCCTGATTCGGTTGCCGATCTGGCCGACCCAAAATGGAAGGGGCGATGTGCGATGGCCCGGCCGTTGTTCGGCACCACGGCAACCCATTTTGCGGTGCTGCGTGAAATTCAGGGGCGTGAAGCGACGCTCGAGCAGTTGACTCAAATTCGTGACAATGCAGTGATCGTTTCGGGCAATAAGCAAGTTGCCCAAGCCGTCTCGGCAGGCACGGTCGCTTGGGGGTTAACCGATACCGATGATGCGGTGATCGAACGCGACTTGGGCCGCTCGGTGGCAATCGTTTATCCCGATCAAGCCTCGGACCAGCCTGGGACGCTGCGAATCCCCAATACGATCGCGGTGCTAAAGAACGCGCCGCACGCGGTCGCCGCCGGAATGCTTGCGGATTATTTGGTTCGCCCCGAAACCGAAGATCGCTTGGCGATGGGCGACAGCAGCCAATTGCCCCTGTTTCGCGACAGCAAATTTCCGCCACGGGTGTTGCCTGAGACACCGGTGCGGTGGATGCAGGCGAATTTCGAGACCGCCGCAGACGATTGGGAATCGTGGGCCAGCGAGCTGAACGAATTAGGTTTGGGCAAATAA
- a CDS encoding STAS domain-containing protein, with the protein MNVGLDQQHRSTASAEIRVHWLVVAGQLAEEGGGEEILVDLSQVERITSQELSELIRLQLLVRKGGRKLVLENADENLRSIFELTRLTRLIEMR; encoded by the coding sequence ATGAATGTCGGACTGGATCAACAACACCGATCGACCGCGAGTGCGGAAATTCGAGTCCATTGGCTCGTTGTCGCAGGACAGTTGGCGGAAGAGGGGGGCGGCGAAGAAATCCTGGTCGATCTTTCTCAGGTCGAGCGAATCACCAGCCAAGAGCTGTCCGAGCTGATCCGCTTGCAATTGCTGGTCCGCAAAGGTGGCCGGAAATTGGTGCTCGAAAATGCCGACGAAAATCTGCGTAGCATTTTTGAATTGACCCGCTTAACTCGATTGATCGAGATGCGATAA